The Anabas testudineus chromosome 11, fAnaTes1.2, whole genome shotgun sequence genome has a segment encoding these proteins:
- the LOC113154758 gene encoding kelch-like protein 10, whose protein sequence is MSSNKPSSVYNELRLEGKFCDAVIKVEDVEFQIHKVILCNCSPYFCRWSAEDRLVFNIAGLSPRMMELIIEFAYTGSISVTEDNVQELLLAADLLNVVDVVQICSDFLSEQLCPENCIGIWQFTNICFCSELQRKAYSYIIDNFEEVVSQEEFLRLSAQELTDIIEGDDLNVRKESTVYESILHWIAHIPEERETHMAVLLSKVRLALTNEEYIKDDVMSNELVKYNNECLQIASDAMQTIHHINPNSPFVTCVRNPLARPRLPNAILFATGGWSGGAPTNGIEAYDVRANRWINVTNNLERPRAYHGAVFLNGYVYCVGGFDRVEHFNSVRRFDLSTHTWHEVAPMYCRRCYVSVTVLNGCIYAMGGYDGHARLSSAEHYRPETNQWSLIASMNEQRSDASCTTLHDKVYICGGFNGNECLQTAEYYNPETNQWTMITPMNNRRSGIGVIAYADHVFAVGGFDGNSRLRSAEAYNPRTNTWHSVSSMLTPRSNFGLEVIDDHLFVVGGFNGFTTTQNVEYYDASTDEWSDACDMEIFRSALSCCVVTRFPNMSEYTFPRDALPLLLFEGEAEESGDAV, encoded by the exons ATGTCCTCCAATAAGCCAAGCTCAGTGTATAATGAACTCCGTCTAGAGGGAAAGTTTTGCGACGCAGTTATCAAAGTGGAGGATGTGGAATTTCAGATTCACAAAGTCATCCTGTGTAACTGCAGCCCATATTTCTG CCGCTGGTCAGCTGAAGACAGGTTGGTCTTTAACATAGCTGGCCTGTCTCCTCGAATGATGGAGCTCATCATTGAGTTTGCCTACACCGGCTCCATTTCTGTGACGGAGGACAATGTGCAGGAACTGCTGCTGGCAGCTGATCTGCTCAACGTCGTGGATGTTGTACAAATCTGCTCTGATTTCCTCAGTGAGCAGCTCTGCCCTGAAAACTGCATCGGCATCTGGCAGTTCACAAATATCTGCTTCTGCTCTGAACTGCAGCGCAAGGCCTACAGCTATATCATCGATAACTTTGAGGAGGTTGTTTCCCAGGAAGAGTTCTTGCGGCTCTCTGCACAGGAGCTCACCGACATCATTGAGGGGGATGACCTCAATGTGAGAAAGGAGAGTACTGTGTATGAGTCCATTCTGCACTGGATTGCCCACATACCTGAAGAACGGGAAACACACATGGCTGTGCTTTTGTCTAag GTTAGACTGGCCCTAACAAATGAGGAGTACATTAAGGACGACGTGATGTCCAATGAGCTGGTGAAGTACAATAACGAGTGTCTGCAAATAGCCAGTGATGCCATGCAAACCATACATCACATCAACCCAAACAGCCCATTTGTCACTTGTGTGCGTAACCCTCTTGCCCGTCCTCGTCTGCCTAATGCCATCCTGTTTGCCACTGGAGGCTGGAGCGGCGGCGCTCCCACAAATGGCATTGAGGCGTACGATGTCCGTGCTAACCGCTGGATCAATGTGACAAACAATCTGGAGCGCCCTCGTGCCTATCATGGTGCTGTCTTCCTCAATGGCTATGTCTACTGTGTCGGTGGCTTTGACAGGGTGGAGCATTTCAACAGTGTGCGCAGGTTTGACCTCAGTACACACACCTGGCATGAGGTGGCACCCATGTACTGCCGCCGCTGCTATGTGAGCGTAACAGTGCTGAATGGGTGCATCTATGCCATGGGAGGCTACGATGGACATGCTCGACTGAGCTCTGCAGAGCACTACAGGCCTGAAACCAACCAGTGGAGTCTTATCGCATCCATGAATGAGCAGAGGAGCGACGCCAGCTGCACAACCCTCCATGACAAG GTTTACATTTGTGGTGGCTTCAATGGCAATGAGTGTCTTCAAACGGCCGAATATTACAACCCAGAAACCAACCAGTGGACAATGATCACACCCATGAACAACAGGCGCAGTGGAATTGGAGTCATTGCTTATGCAGACCATGTCTTTGCT GTTGGTGGCTTTGATGGCAACAGTCGTCTGCGCAGTGCTGAGGCCTACAATCCCCGGACCAATACCTGGCACTCAGTGTCCTCCATGTTGACCCCCCGCAGCAATTTCGGGCTTGAAGTGATCGATGACCATCTCTTTGTTGTTGGAGGCTTCAACGGCTTCACCACCACCCAAAATGTCGAGTACTACGATGCGTCAACGGATGAGTGGTCTGATGCCTGTGACATGGAGATCTTCCGCAGCGCcctgagctgctgtgtggttACCAGATTCCCCAACATGAGTGAGTACACTTTCCCTCGTGACGCCCTGCCACTTTTACTGTTTGAAGGTGAGGCAGAGGAGTCAGGCGATGCCGTCTAA